In a genomic window of Mycolicibacterium neoaurum VKM Ac-1815D:
- a CDS encoding VOC family protein, whose translation MIDEPDPLTALRGDELPVAPDPAFAARLRGRLESALTLPHHTRGVQMSGTDTAIGDLNNAEAAVAGMPRPAALPYLSVRDARTAIDWYVHALGATLLGDPIVMDDGRVGHAELSIGAGVLYLADEFPEMGLKAPAPQSVSVSLMLQVPDTDAALLRAAGRGATVERQPYEAHGSRTATIIDPSGHRWMLTGPVTGAAVSIQHGDVGVVSICTPDTERAATFYGRVLGWEFDAAADRVTNTATRITLSRSAGTTTMRCCYAVDDLAGTRQAIISGGGAVGVEAESGYGTTLDATDPSGAPFAVYRPAPGTPRPELNGTGPGDLSYITYHAQDSAAFRAFYSRFLFWTFDTGRVADGWEIQGAHPMAGMVGGQDRPAAVPMWTVTDIDAATERVRAAGGTIVDEPSTQSYGRSALCTDDQGSVFYLGEL comes from the coding sequence ATGATCGATGAACCAGATCCGTTGACCGCACTGCGCGGTGACGAGCTTCCGGTGGCTCCCGATCCGGCGTTCGCGGCCCGGCTGCGCGGCCGCCTGGAATCGGCCCTCACCCTCCCCCACCACACCCGAGGAGTCCAGATGAGTGGCACCGATACCGCCATCGGCGACCTGAACAACGCCGAGGCCGCCGTCGCCGGTATGCCCCGCCCCGCAGCGCTGCCCTATCTGTCGGTCCGCGATGCGCGCACTGCCATCGACTGGTACGTCCACGCACTGGGCGCCACACTGCTGGGCGACCCGATCGTGATGGACGACGGTCGGGTCGGGCACGCCGAACTCAGCATCGGCGCGGGCGTGCTCTACCTGGCCGACGAATTCCCCGAGATGGGCCTGAAAGCACCCGCCCCGCAGTCGGTCTCGGTGAGCCTGATGCTGCAGGTGCCGGACACCGATGCGGCGCTGCTGCGCGCGGCCGGTCGCGGCGCGACCGTCGAGCGGCAACCCTACGAGGCGCACGGGTCGCGCACCGCGACCATCATCGATCCCTCCGGGCACCGGTGGATGCTGACCGGACCGGTGACCGGTGCCGCGGTCAGCATCCAGCACGGCGATGTCGGCGTCGTGTCGATATGCACCCCCGACACCGAGCGCGCCGCAACCTTCTACGGTCGGGTGCTCGGCTGGGAGTTCGACGCGGCGGCCGACCGGGTGACCAACACCGCCACCCGAATCACGCTGTCCCGCAGCGCGGGAACCACGACGATGCGCTGCTGCTATGCCGTCGACGACCTGGCCGGCACCCGTCAGGCGATCATCTCCGGCGGCGGGGCGGTGGGAGTCGAAGCCGAGTCCGGGTACGGCACGACGCTCGACGCGACCGATCCTTCCGGTGCGCCGTTCGCGGTGTACCGCCCCGCGCCCGGCACCCCGCGCCCGGAACTCAACGGCACGGGCCCGGGCGACCTTTCGTACATCACCTACCACGCGCAGGACTCCGCGGCATTCCGGGCGTTCTACAGCCGATTCCTGTTCTGGACCTTCGACACCGGCCGCGTTGCGGACGGCTGGGAGATCCAGGGCGCCCACCCGATGGCGGGCATGGTGGGCGGCCAGGATCGACCTGCGGCCGTGCCGATGTGGACCGTCACGGACATCGACGCGGCGACCGAGCGGGTCCGTGCCGCCGGCGGCACGATCGTCGATGAACCGTCGACGCAGTCCTACGGGCGCTCGGCGCTGTGCACCGACGACCAGGGCAGCGTGTTCTACCTCGGCGAGCTCTGA
- a CDS encoding RNA polymerase sigma factor, with protein MGVSVHTEPRDAPRELLELYDEALPVVYGYFTRRCGDRATAEDLTSETFLAAMDAARRSAPPPITMPWLVGVARHKLADHYRRRHDRFTVPVADLPDTDPVDDWDIELDRIVAESVLAHLPEHHRTVLALRYLDDCSVPECAQLLGRTVHATEALLVRARRAFRTHYPTPEGGTP; from the coding sequence ATGGGTGTGAGCGTCCACACCGAACCGCGCGACGCGCCCCGGGAGCTCCTGGAGCTCTATGACGAGGCGCTACCTGTGGTGTACGGATACTTCACCCGGCGCTGCGGTGATCGCGCAACCGCCGAAGATCTGACGTCGGAGACGTTCCTGGCGGCCATGGATGCCGCCCGCCGGTCAGCGCCGCCGCCGATCACGATGCCCTGGCTGGTGGGGGTGGCCAGACACAAACTGGCCGACCACTACCGCCGCAGGCACGACAGATTCACCGTGCCGGTCGCCGATCTGCCGGACACCGACCCGGTGGACGACTGGGACATCGAGCTGGACCGCATCGTCGCCGAGTCGGTGCTCGCACACCTGCCCGAACATCACCGCACCGTGCTGGCATTGCGTTATCTCGACGACTGCTCGGTACCCGAATGCGCACAGCTGCTCGGGCGGACCGTGCACGCGACCGAAGCCCTGCTGGTGCGCGCCCGCCGCGCTTTTCGAACGCACTACCCGACACCGGAAGGAGGCACCCCATGA
- the mftR gene encoding mycofactocin system transcriptional regulator (MftR, the mycofactocin system transcriptional regulator, is an uncharacterized TetR family DNA-binding transcription factor. Its role is inferred by context. It occurs as part of the biosynthesis locus for mycofactocin, a partially characterized electron carrier derived from the terminal Val-Tyr dipeptide of the precursor peptide MftA, through a radical SAM enzyme-mediated process.) translates to MASSAQMEGVVHVASRVGRRPSTNQDHITDVALELFTTHGFDEVSVDDVAKAAGIARRTLFRYYPSKNAIPWGDFDAYLNHMRQLLDDADPTAGVGEALRTALLAFNEFDDKDRHRRRMRLILKTDALQAHSMTMYAGWRAVVADYVARRRGEQADGLVPQTAAWTLLGVALTAYEQWLGDESVSLARLLGDSFDVVGRGLTEL, encoded by the coding sequence ATGGCATCCAGTGCACAAATGGAAGGGGTGGTTCACGTGGCGTCTCGCGTCGGCCGGCGCCCGTCGACCAATCAGGACCACATCACCGACGTCGCACTCGAGTTGTTCACCACCCATGGCTTCGACGAGGTCAGCGTCGACGATGTCGCCAAGGCCGCCGGCATCGCCCGTCGGACCCTGTTCCGCTACTACCCGTCCAAGAACGCGATCCCCTGGGGAGATTTCGACGCCTATCTCAACCACATGCGCCAACTGCTCGACGACGCCGACCCGACCGCGGGCGTCGGCGAGGCGTTGCGCACCGCACTGCTGGCGTTCAACGAGTTCGACGATAAGGACCGGCACCGTCGCCGTATGCGTTTGATTCTCAAAACCGATGCCCTACAGGCACATTCGATGACGATGTATGCAGGCTGGCGCGCCGTGGTCGCGGACTACGTCGCCCGCCGCCGCGGTGAGCAAGCCGACGGTCTGGTTCCCCAGACAGCCGCGTGGACCCTGCTGGGTGTCGCGCTGACCGCCTACGAGCAGTGGCTGGGTGACGAGTCGGTGTCACTGGCCCGGCTGCTCGGCGACTCCTTCGATGTGGTGGGCCGCGGGCTGACCGAACTGTGA
- the mftA gene encoding mycofactocin precursor MftA (Mycofactocin is a small molecule electron carrier derived from the final two amino acids, Val-Tyr, of MftA, the mycofactocin precursor. It plays a role in redox homeostasis and the metabolism of alcohols and aldehydes in Actinobacteria, including Mycobacterium tuberculosis.), with protein MDQNQQAENTTELVTESLVEEVSIDGMCGVY; from the coding sequence ATGGACCAGAACCAGCAGGCCGAGAACACCACCGAACTCGTCACCGAATCGCTCGTCGAAGAGGTCTCCATCGACGGTATGTGCGGGGTCTACTGA
- the mftB gene encoding mycofactocin biosynthesis chaperone MftB (MftB, a small protein, is a peptide chaperone that assists the radical SAM enzyme MftC in performing two modifications to the C-terminal Val-Tyr dipeptide of the mycofactocin precursor peptide, MftA. MftB's role is analogous to the role of PqqD in the biosynthesis of PQQ, a cofactor that derives entirely from a Tyr and a Glu in the precursor PqqA.), whose protein sequence is MRGLLIVTAPTADAVAFDPDRGWRLHHQVAVRPEPFGALLYHFGTRKLSFLKNRTIVAVVNSLPEHPDVRSACRAAGIDDAAQGPYLHALSVLVKSNMLVAKET, encoded by the coding sequence GTGCGGGGTCTACTGATCGTGACCGCACCCACTGCTGATGCAGTGGCGTTCGATCCCGATCGCGGCTGGCGGCTGCACCACCAGGTGGCGGTGCGGCCGGAGCCGTTCGGGGCGCTGCTGTACCACTTCGGTACCCGCAAGCTGTCTTTCCTGAAGAACCGGACGATCGTCGCGGTGGTCAACTCGCTGCCCGAGCACCCCGATGTCCGATCCGCCTGTCGCGCCGCCGGTATCGACGACGCCGCCCAAGGCCCCTATCTACATGCGCTCAGTGTGCTGGTGAAGTCCAACATGCTCGTCGCCAAGGAGACTTAA
- the mftC gene encoding mycofactocin radical SAM maturase (MftC is a radical SAM/SPASM enzyme that catalyzes the first two steps in biosynthesis of the electron carrier mycofactocin from the terminal Val-Tyr dipeptide of the precursor peptide MftA.), with protein MTAVLPPALAPVKVAEPTKVPKLVEQFEHGLDAPICLTWELTYACNLSCVHCLSSSGKRDPRELSTQQCKDIIDELERMQVFYVNIGGGEPTVRSDFWELVDYATEHHVGVKFSTNGVRIDELVAAKLAASDYVDVQISLDGATAEVNDEVRGPGSFAMAIRALENLREAGFKDAKISVVVTRHNVGQLDEFKALADTYGATLRITRLRPSGRGADVWDELHPTPAQQVELYNWLVAHGERVLTGDSFFHLSGLGEPGALAGLNLCGAGRVVCLIDPVGDVYACPFAIHDKFLAGNVLTSNGFKDVWQNSVLFNELREPQSAGACASCNHYDACRGGCMAAKFFTGLPMDGPDPECVQGYGEPALAAERDKPKSSVDHSRAGGRKGPIPLKLLTVPPKKFCNESPV; from the coding sequence ATGACCGCCGTCCTGCCCCCGGCGCTTGCTCCCGTCAAGGTCGCCGAGCCGACCAAGGTTCCCAAGCTCGTCGAGCAGTTCGAGCACGGCCTCGACGCGCCGATCTGCCTGACCTGGGAACTGACGTACGCGTGCAACCTGTCGTGTGTGCACTGCCTGTCGTCCTCGGGCAAGCGCGACCCGCGTGAGCTGTCGACCCAACAGTGCAAGGACATCATCGACGAGCTGGAACGCATGCAGGTGTTCTATGTGAACATCGGCGGCGGCGAACCGACTGTCCGATCGGACTTCTGGGAGCTCGTCGACTACGCGACCGAGCATCACGTCGGGGTCAAGTTCTCCACCAACGGTGTGCGCATCGATGAGTTGGTGGCCGCGAAGCTGGCCGCCAGCGATTACGTCGACGTGCAGATCTCGCTGGACGGCGCGACCGCCGAGGTCAACGACGAGGTCCGCGGACCCGGCTCGTTCGCGATGGCGATCCGCGCCCTGGAAAACCTGCGCGAGGCGGGCTTCAAGGACGCCAAGATCTCGGTGGTGGTGACCCGCCACAATGTCGGCCAGCTCGACGAATTCAAGGCGCTGGCAGACACTTACGGCGCGACTCTGCGTATCACCCGGCTGCGTCCCTCCGGTCGAGGGGCCGACGTCTGGGACGAGCTGCACCCGACCCCGGCCCAGCAGGTCGAGCTCTACAACTGGCTGGTGGCCCACGGCGAGCGCGTGCTCACCGGTGACTCCTTCTTCCACCTGTCGGGTCTCGGGGAACCGGGCGCACTGGCCGGGCTGAACCTGTGCGGCGCCGGCCGGGTGGTCTGCCTGATCGACCCGGTGGGTGACGTGTACGCCTGCCCGTTCGCGATCCACGACAAGTTCCTGGCCGGAAATGTCTTGACCAGCAACGGTTTCAAAGATGTGTGGCAGAACTCGGTGCTGTTCAACGAACTGCGCGAGCCGCAGTCGGCCGGTGCCTGCGCCAGCTGTAACCATTACGACGCGTGCCGGGGTGGCTGCATGGCCGCCAAGTTCTTCACCGGTCTGCCGATGGACGGGCCAGACCCCGAATGCGTCCAAGGCTACGGCGAGCCCGCCCTGGCCGCCGAGCGCGACAAGCCCAAGTCCAGTGTCGACCACTCCCGCGCCGGCGGGAGGAAAGGTCCGATTCCGTTGAAGTTGTTGACCGTCCCGCCCAAGAAGTTCTGTAACGAAAGTCCTGTGTAG
- the mftD gene encoding pre-mycofactocin synthase MftD (MftD, an enzyme found in the mycofactocin biosynthesis locus, performs an oxidative deamination of 3-amino-5-[(p-hydroxyphenyl)methyl]-4,4-dimethyl-2-pyrrolidinone (AHDP). The resulting compound, now called pre-mycofactocin (PMFT), is a biologically active redox cofactor that can oxidize the non-exchangeable NADH of TIGR03971 family SDR-type oxidoreductases.), with amino-acid sequence MARDTWFETVAIAQQRAKKRLPRSAYSSLISASEKGVSVSDNVEAFSELGFAPHVIGATEKREMSTTVMGQDISMPVIISPTGVQAVDPDGEVAVARAAAARGTAMGLSSFASKPMEEVTAVNDKIFFQIYWLGSRDDILARMERARTAGAKGLILTTDWSFSHGRDWGSPKIPEQMDLKTMIKMSPEVITKPRWFFSFAKHLRPPDLRVPNQGRPGEPGPTFFEAYGQWMGTPPPTWEDVAWLREQWGGPFLLKGMVRVDDAKRAVDAGVSAITVSNHGGNNLDSTPAAIRCLPAIADAVGDQVEVLLDGGIRRGSDVVKAVALGARAVLIGRAYLWGLAANGQAGVENVLDILSGGIDSAMRGLGKSSIHDLTREDVLIPEGFTRTLGV; translated from the coding sequence ATGGCCCGTGATACCTGGTTCGAGACCGTTGCCATCGCCCAACAGCGTGCGAAAAAGCGGCTACCGCGCTCTGCCTACTCCTCGCTGATCTCGGCCAGCGAGAAGGGCGTCTCGGTCTCCGACAATGTCGAGGCGTTCTCCGAACTGGGCTTCGCGCCCCATGTGATCGGTGCCACCGAGAAGCGGGAGATGTCCACCACCGTTATGGGACAGGACATTTCGATGCCTGTCATCATCTCGCCGACTGGCGTGCAGGCCGTCGACCCCGACGGAGAGGTGGCCGTCGCCCGTGCCGCCGCCGCCCGCGGCACCGCCATGGGACTGTCGTCGTTCGCCAGCAAGCCGATGGAGGAAGTCACCGCCGTCAACGACAAGATCTTCTTCCAGATCTACTGGTTGGGTAGCCGCGACGACATCCTGGCCCGGATGGAGCGCGCCCGCACTGCCGGAGCCAAGGGCCTGATCCTCACCACGGACTGGAGCTTCAGCCACGGCCGGGACTGGGGTAGCCCCAAGATCCCCGAGCAGATGGATCTGAAGACCATGATCAAGATGAGCCCGGAGGTCATCACCAAACCCCGTTGGTTCTTCAGCTTCGCCAAGCACCTGCGTCCGCCGGACCTGCGGGTCCCCAACCAGGGGCGGCCCGGCGAGCCCGGCCCGACCTTCTTCGAGGCCTACGGCCAATGGATGGGCACCCCGCCGCCCACCTGGGAGGATGTCGCCTGGCTGCGTGAACAGTGGGGCGGTCCGTTCCTGCTCAAGGGCATGGTCCGGGTCGACGATGCCAAACGCGCTGTGGACGCCGGGGTTTCGGCGATCACGGTGTCCAACCACGGCGGCAACAACCTGGACAGCACTCCGGCCGCCATCCGCTGCCTGCCTGCCATCGCCGATGCCGTCGGCGACCAGGTCGAGGTCCTGCTCGACGGTGGTATCCGCCGCGGTAGCGATGTCGTCAAGGCCGTCGCTCTGGGTGCGCGCGCGGTGCTGATCGGGCGGGCCTATCTGTGGGGTCTGGCGGCCAACGGCCAGGCCGGTGTCGAGAACGTCCTGGACATCCTGTCCGGGGGTATCGACTCCGCGATGCGGGGCCTGGGCAAGTCGTCCATCCACGACCTCACCCGTGAGGATGTGCTGATCCCGGAGGGCTTCACCCGCACCCTGGGCGTCTGA
- the mftE gene encoding mycofactocin biosynthesis peptidyl-dipeptidase MftE, which translates to MNWAYHRRVALPAELGSETSTGLVGGTSGDRPALIIPVGSLEQHGPHLPLDTDTRIAEVVGRALAARLGDGWLLAPALNYGASGEHEGFVGTISIGTAALRQVLIEYGRSAGIWAGRMVFVNGHGGNVDALAGAVTTLRYEGRDAGWCSCAVRGADAHAGHTETSILLHISPADVRRDAVVPGNSAPLPELLPAMRAGGIAAVSAVGVLGDATTATEADGARYVAAMVDECARKLSAWAPNERGMLT; encoded by the coding sequence GTGAACTGGGCCTACCATCGGCGGGTGGCTTTACCCGCCGAGCTCGGTAGCGAGACGTCGACCGGACTCGTCGGTGGCACATCCGGCGACAGGCCGGCGCTGATCATTCCGGTCGGGTCCCTCGAACAGCACGGACCGCACCTTCCGTTGGACACCGACACCCGCATCGCCGAGGTCGTCGGACGGGCGCTGGCGGCCAGGCTGGGCGACGGCTGGCTGCTGGCACCCGCGCTCAACTATGGCGCCAGCGGTGAGCACGAGGGCTTCGTGGGCACCATCTCGATCGGCACCGCCGCCCTGCGGCAGGTGTTGATCGAGTACGGCCGGTCGGCCGGGATCTGGGCAGGCCGGATGGTCTTCGTCAACGGCCACGGGGGGAATGTCGACGCGCTGGCCGGGGCGGTCACCACGCTGCGCTACGAGGGTCGCGATGCCGGGTGGTGTTCCTGCGCGGTGCGCGGCGCCGATGCGCACGCCGGGCACACCGAAACCTCGATACTGCTGCATATTTCACCCGCTGACGTGCGTAGGGACGCCGTGGTGCCCGGAAACAGCGCCCCGCTGCCGGAATTGCTGCCTGCCATGCGGGCGGGCGGGATCGCCGCGGTGAGCGCGGTCGGCGTGCTGGGCGACGCCACCACCGCCACGGAGGCCGACGGCGCCAGATACGTTGCCGCTATGGTCGACGAGTGTGCCCGCAAACTGTCGGCGTGGGCACCGAACGAACGGGGGATGCTGACATGA
- the mftF gene encoding mycofactocin biosynthesis glycosyltransferase MftF (Members of this protein family, MftF, are glycosyltransferases, members of PF00535 (glycosyl transferase family 2). The encoding gene is found as part of the mycofactocin cassette, in Mycobacterium tuberculosis, many other Actinobacteria, and occasional members of other lineages. Mycofactocin itself, a putative redox carrier, is a heavily modified derivative of the C-terminal Val-Tyr dipeptide of the mycofactocin precursor MftA (TIGR03969).), translating to MTGPRLPDGFVVQVDRRVKVLGAGSALLGGSPTRLLRLAPVAQTMLDEGRLEVHDALSAQLARALLDATVAHPRPATGPSHHDVTVVIPVRNNIFGVSRLVRSLRDMQIVVVDDGSTVPISEVDFAGAHCPVRVVRHQQSRGPAAARNTGLRVCDTDFVAFLDSDVVPRRGWLEALLGHFCDPAVALVAPRIVSLREPENLLARYEAVRSSLDLGMREAPVVPLGSVAYVPSAAIICRRSALIDVGGFDETLRSGEDVDLCWRLVEAGARLRYEPIALVGHDHRTHLREWFARKAFYGESAAPLSVRHPGKTAPMVVSRWVLLLWMLAATGSPLGYCAAAVIAVLFGRRVATSLETVETAPRDVATMTVHGLWGAALQVASAICRHYWPVALVAGVLFRRCRRVVLTAAVLDGLVDWVSRNNSIPEDTRRVGFLGYLVLKRLDDIAYGLGLWTGVVRERHLGALKPQIRT from the coding sequence ATGACGGGGCCGCGGCTGCCGGACGGATTCGTCGTCCAGGTCGATCGGCGGGTCAAGGTGCTCGGCGCCGGCTCGGCCTTGCTCGGTGGTTCCCCCACGCGGCTGCTGAGGCTGGCTCCGGTGGCCCAGACGATGCTCGACGAAGGCCGCCTGGAAGTCCACGACGCGCTGTCGGCGCAGTTGGCGCGCGCACTACTCGACGCCACCGTGGCCCATCCGCGCCCGGCGACGGGCCCATCGCATCACGATGTCACCGTGGTGATTCCGGTGCGCAACAACATCTTCGGGGTCAGCCGACTGGTCAGGTCACTGCGTGACATGCAGATCGTGGTGGTCGACGACGGATCGACGGTGCCGATCTCGGAAGTGGACTTCGCCGGGGCGCACTGCCCGGTACGGGTCGTGCGCCACCAGCAGAGCCGGGGTCCCGCCGCCGCCCGTAACACCGGCCTGCGGGTCTGTGACACCGATTTCGTGGCCTTCCTGGACTCCGATGTGGTGCCCCGGCGCGGCTGGCTGGAGGCCCTGCTCGGCCACTTCTGCGACCCGGCCGTCGCCCTGGTGGCGCCGCGCATCGTGAGTCTGCGCGAACCGGAGAATCTGCTCGCCCGCTACGAGGCCGTGCGTTCCTCGCTCGATCTCGGTATGCGTGAGGCGCCCGTCGTCCCGCTGGGATCGGTGGCCTACGTGCCGAGCGCGGCGATCATCTGCCGTCGCTCGGCGTTGATCGACGTGGGCGGATTCGACGAGACGTTACGCTCCGGCGAGGATGTCGACCTGTGCTGGCGGCTGGTGGAGGCGGGCGCGCGGCTGCGCTACGAGCCCATCGCGCTCGTCGGGCACGACCACCGGACACACTTGCGGGAATGGTTCGCGCGCAAGGCCTTCTACGGAGAGTCTGCCGCGCCGTTGTCGGTGCGGCACCCTGGCAAGACGGCGCCGATGGTGGTTTCGCGCTGGGTGTTGTTGTTGTGGATGCTGGCGGCGACGGGATCACCGCTGGGGTACTGTGCGGCCGCGGTGATCGCGGTGCTGTTCGGCCGTCGGGTGGCCACCTCACTGGAGACCGTCGAGACGGCTCCCCGCGATGTCGCTACCATGACGGTGCACGGACTGTGGGGCGCGGCGCTGCAGGTCGCCTCGGCGATCTGTCGGCATTACTGGCCTGTCGCCCTCGTGGCGGGGGTGTTGTTCCGGCGTTGCCGGCGGGTGGTGTTGACCGCGGCGGTTCTGGACGGCCTGGTCGACTGGGTGAGCCGGAACAACAGCATCCCCGAGGACACCCGGCGGGTCGGATTCCTGGGTTATCTGGTGCTCAAGCGTCTCGACGACATCGCCTACGGGCTGGGGCTGTGGACAGGTGTGGTCCGCGAGCGACACCTCGGTGCGCTCAAACCGCAGATCCGTACCTGA
- the mftG gene encoding mycofactocin dehydrogenase MftG, with the protein MRVVIVGAGSAGSLLAERLSRDPDCQVTLFEAGPLADGTELRAAHRLPIEPASPVAARFSAVLTDHPARPVSLVRGAVVGGSGAINGGYFCRGRSTDFDGWKLPGWSWDDVLPDFRAIETDHDFTGPLHGADGPIPVVRTRRFSAGTERFVESALAHGFGWIDDLNGTHTGDGVGAVPLNVVDGQRCGPGAMALSPALDRPNLDLQSGTRVLAVRFTGHRAVGVQVVGPDGAAVWEADRIVLCAGAISTAQLLMLSGCGPAEALSRAGVPVRVDLPVGQNFADHPEWLLPTRWPATSGRTPLEASLSVGDVDIRLYTSGFAEMVGELPSDPPHLGVALMRPRVRGKLTLVSADPLVAPTIEHHYDSVAADVAALRDGAELARDLAGLGDVEANWSTTQHLCGTAPMGSVLDAQCRVLGVDGLWVADGSVMPTITSRGPHASIAMIGHRVAPFVAG; encoded by the coding sequence GTGCGCGTCGTCATCGTCGGAGCCGGTAGCGCCGGTTCTCTTCTGGCCGAGCGGCTTTCCCGCGACCCCGATTGCCAGGTGACGCTCTTCGAGGCGGGGCCTCTCGCCGACGGTACGGAGCTGCGGGCAGCCCATCGACTACCGATCGAGCCGGCCAGTCCGGTCGCGGCCCGCTTCTCGGCCGTGCTGACCGATCACCCGGCCAGACCGGTGAGCCTGGTGCGGGGCGCGGTGGTGGGGGGATCGGGGGCCATCAACGGCGGTTACTTCTGCCGGGGCCGGTCGACAGATTTCGACGGGTGGAAGCTGCCGGGATGGTCCTGGGACGATGTCCTGCCGGATTTCCGCGCCATCGAGACCGATCATGACTTCACCGGGCCGCTGCACGGTGCCGATGGTCCGATCCCGGTTGTCCGTACCCGCCGATTCAGCGCCGGCACAGAGCGATTCGTCGAATCCGCGTTGGCTCATGGCTTCGGCTGGATCGATGACCTCAACGGGACACATACCGGGGACGGGGTCGGGGCCGTCCCGCTCAACGTCGTCGACGGTCAGCGGTGTGGACCGGGTGCGATGGCGCTGTCACCGGCGTTGGACCGTCCCAACCTGGATCTGCAGTCCGGAACCCGCGTGCTGGCGGTCCGGTTCACCGGGCACCGGGCGGTCGGTGTTCAGGTGGTCGGGCCCGATGGGGCGGCGGTGTGGGAAGCCGACCGGATCGTACTGTGCGCGGGTGCCATCTCCACCGCACAACTGCTGATGCTCTCGGGGTGCGGACCTGCCGAGGCGCTGTCGCGGGCAGGGGTGCCGGTGCGGGTCGACCTCCCGGTCGGACAGAACTTCGCCGACCATCCTGAGTGGCTGCTGCCGACGCGGTGGCCCGCGACGTCCGGACGTACCCCCCTGGAGGCATCGCTGTCGGTCGGGGATGTCGACATCCGGCTCTACACATCAGGTTTCGCTGAGATGGTCGGTGAGCTGCCGTCGGATCCGCCGCATCTGGGCGTGGCGCTGATGCGCCCCCGGGTTCGCGGCAAGCTGACATTGGTGTCGGCCGATCCGCTGGTCGCGCCCACGATCGAACACCATTACGACTCGGTGGCCGCAGATGTCGCCGCCTTGCGGGACGGCGCCGAGCTGGCGCGTGATCTCGCCGGTCTCGGTGACGTCGAAGCCAATTGGTCTACCACCCAACATCTTTGCGGTACCGCCCCGATGGGCTCGGTTCTCGACGCGCAGTGCCGGGTGCTCGGGGTCGACGGGCTGTGGGTCGCCGATGGTTCGGTGATGCCCACCATCACCTCACGAGGTCCGCACGCGAGCATCGCGATGATCGGCCACCGGGTCGCGCCGTTCGTCGCCGGTTAG